In the Channa argus isolate prfri chromosome 6, Channa argus male v1.0, whole genome shotgun sequence genome, TTTACTGTGTGAACATGGAGGTGGTGGAgtttatgtaatgtaatgtgagGGTGGCAGTATAGGTGGGAAGCAGTGGGGCCTACAACCTGACAATGGACCCTGGGGGATTTCCAGGTGTCACATGGAAGTCAGAACCACTCTAAAAGAACGACACGCTGACCCAGATCAGATTGtgccaattttttaaaaaaactaccACTTTTCATGCTTCAGTCTTACAATGCCACCGGCAGTGCTGAACTCATGAGTCTGTCTAGTTGCTTCAAAGAGGATTAGTGTCCATTCTGCTTAGCTTAGATACCTCAAATTAGGATAAGGGTAATGAGCGATCTGCTGGGCGCAGCGGCCATCTGTCTGCCAAGTGGACAGTCGATCGCTCGCGCTGGTGTAAATGGAGACGAGGCTGGAATTTGATGTTTTGATATACCCAGATGAGTTGAGGATTGCTACTCCTGAGGATCTCAGAGAGTGGGAACTGGAGACTGCGAGTCAGGTGTCCATACCCACCATTCGACTCTTTGTGGCACTTTACCCATATAACCCTGCTGCAATGTCTCCCAACCCTGACACGGCTGCAGAGGAGCTGCCTTTCGTACCAGGTCAGATCATCAAGGTAAGATCCTTGTGGCATCTCtttcttttgtaatttaatgtacCGCAGTAGCATAACACTTTCTAGTATAAAGTGTTCTGTGCAGCACTGTCATGGGAAACTTATGTTTGAGTTCCTCAATTCATCAATTAGAAAAACTTGCTTGAAAGTGTATGATggtgtttcctgtttgtgctAGATTCAGGCCAGCTCAAAGTGAACATAGATATGAGCTCTTTGCTCTGTTTCCTGTCACCACTTCCAACTAAGTGATGTGATTTGCCACCTTTTTACTCAGTCTGTCTACTGTATACATATAATGTACACaccagtattttattttcttacagaaCTTTAAGTGATAAAAGTGTGTTGCAGGTGTTTGGAGACAAAGACTCAGATGGTTTTTATCATGGGGAGTCTGGTGGCCTTTGTGGTTACGTACCAAGCAACATGGTGGCTGAAATCCCAGTGGATGATGAGTATGTGAAGCATGTTCTCATGCAGCAGGGATTCCTTCCTGTGGACCACACAGGTACCAACCCTCAGTTTTTATCAGGACATTGTGCATTAGCTCACTGACAAGAACAACAGTGATGGTAGAAGGGCCCCAGTCATTTTCTTTGATAAGTAGCTGTGCCACAATGTAAAATTCTCTGCAGCAAAGTGTTATAAGATAATGTGCCAACACGGATGATTCTGCTGGTTTTCGTATGCAAACAAGATCATATTGCTTTTAGTTGTGGCTTTCTAACCAGTGGCCTTGCATGAATCCAAGCTGTGCTTTGGTCTGTAATAATAGATCCtgtcttttatatatatttaaaggtCTTTTGACCAATTCAGGTCTTTTGACCTGAATTGTTGTATGTAAAATCACAATACTACATTTGTCAGATTAACGCAGTGAGTATAAAACCATGTCATAAATtggaaaaatactgtataagtAAATACATGTAACATGCTAATTCATTTGTAAACCACCTACATTTAAAAGTTATGTAAATATTATCTTGAAAATGTACTTGAAacttaatatatatatatattgagtGTAAATCTGATAATATGCAAATTCatatagtatttttttgttatagcTTTTACTCTGCTTGTTTCTTTGCCATTTATTACTGGTTTGTAGTACACGTGGAAATAGTGAGAAAGGTAGTTTCCCAGACTTCTAAATAACTTCAAAATAACTTCTTGGTTTGTCCACAATAGTTGACACCTCATAATGATTCAGCTTACTGTGACTGAAGATGAGTTGGGGCAACAAAAATTATGACGTGTGGCAATTTTTCATGAAAAATTAAGTCACTTGATCAACTAGTACGTGTCCAGTAGTCCGTGTCATATAATGTAGGTTATTTTAGGATTTGAACTATCTTCTTGGTTTATAATATGACAGATGTACTGAAGTATGAAGAATCGAAATTACTAAAATACAgtcttttacttgagtacatGTATATTGTAATGCTCCACCAATGGAGAACACTAACACAATGGTAGTTGCCTCAGAAAATCACCCTTAGGAAAAATAATGTTCACCTTCAACAACTACTGCGACACTAGTGCTGA is a window encoding:
- the si:ch211-105f12.2 gene encoding RIMS-binding protein 2-like translates to METRLEFDVLIYPDELRIATPEDLREWELETASQVSIPTIRLFVALYPYNPAAMSPNPDTAAEELPFVPGQIIKVFGDKDSDGFYHGESGGLCGYVPSNMVAEIPVDDEYVKHVLMQQGFLPVDHTGISLTPDVSDTASIADEGVVRRMVALFDYDPWESSPNMDSEAELGFRSGDIIYVLGDMDQDGFYYGDLHGRRGLVPSNFLQPLPWD